The following DNA comes from Salvelinus sp. IW2-2015 linkage group LG1, ASM291031v2, whole genome shotgun sequence.
CAgttgactgagtgcggtcttagtgccagcatctgtctgtgKttgtaaataaacagccacgaaaagtatagctgaaaactctctaggcaagtagtgtggcctgcaatttatcacaatatactctacttcaggcgagcaaaatctagagacttccttagatttcgtgcaccagctgttgtttacaaatatgcacagaccRcccccccctcgtcttaccggagtgtgctgttctatcttgccggtgcagcgtatatcccgctagctgaatatccatgtcgtcattcagccacgattccgtgaaacataggatattccAGTTTTTtatatcccgttggtaggatattcgtgatcataCCTCRtctaatttattgtccaatgattgcacattggtgagtagtattgacggtaacggcagctttcccagtgccttctccgggtcctgaccaggcaaccagctctttgtcctctgtacgtacctgcgtcgcttcctcttgcaaataacggggatgtcggccctgtggggtgtttggagaatgtcttgtgcgtcgtcCTTGTTgtataaaaaatctttgtctaatctgaggtgagtgatcgctgtcctgatatccagaagctattttttgccgtaagatacggtggcagaaacatgtacaaaataagttacaaataacgcaaaaaaacccacataatagcacaattggttgggcgacCGTAAAACTGCAGCCATTTCTTCTGGCTGgtaacttatcctctacagcagaagtaattctgggtcttcctttcctgaagcagtcctcatgagggccagtttcatcatagtgcttgatggtttttgcgactgcacttgaagaaactttcaaagtattgacattttccggactgactgaccttcatgtcttaaactgatgatggactgtcatttctatttgcttatttgagctgttcttgccataatatggacttttaccaaatagggctatcttctgtataccacccctaccttgtcacaaaacaactgattggctcaaacgcattaagaaggaaggaaattccaccTATTAAcatttagcaaggcacacctgttaattgaaatgcattccaggtgactacctcatgaagctggttgagagaatgccaagagtgtgcaaagctgtcataaaggcaaagggtggctactttgaagaatctcaaatataaaatatatttttatttgttgtatcacttttttggttactacatgattccatatgtgttaatacatagttttgttgtcttcactattctacaatgtggaaaatagtaaaaataaaaatatccatCTCTacaccgttgaatgagtaggtgtgtccaaacttttgactggtgctgtatgtgcgtatgtacagtactagtcaaaagtttggacacacctacttattcaacgGTGTAGAGATGGATAGGAAAGAGAGGTAGGCAGATGCAGATGGGTGAAGGGACATACTGTAGGGTGAAATGTGCAGTCAAATGAATGGTGcatgtgttgctttttaaaggTTGGTTGTATATTGATTTTTAGCATGGATGTGGGGGTTCTTCACACAGGTAGATTGCTGTAGTGTTGCTGTGGTCTAGACTCTAATGTACATTCGGTCAGGCATTTCCTACCATTTACCTTATTGATCCCACAATACAACAATGTATTTACACTGTGATGCAATGAGTGTGGAATGTGAATGATTGTATATCCATCACTGTGATATATATAATGCCAATTTTCACACAGCTTTATTGAGGAAGTTGTCATGATTCATTTGCCATGGTGCATGTCTGCCGCTGTGGCAACTTCCCTTTTCTACCTCTCCTCAAACCAtttcccctttttttctccctgtCTTCTATTATTGTTTCTGTGCTGCCCATCCTCCAGTCTGGTTCTCAGTTGTCTGTCAATATGAATACCCTCCTGATCAGTCAAGGATCAGAACCCGCCTCCTTGGAGACTAAGTCACCTGCAGCCCCTGCTTCCCCAGTAGTTGTAACCAGAGACCCAACTGGGCCTGGTGATCTGCAGCTGGAGCCCCCCAGTGACACGTCCCACTCCTGTAACCCTGTTCCTTTAGAACTCCACATAGATGAAGATGCCTGCTCtggccctccctcctccacccccctctcagCTGCTTCAGCCTCCTCCGTTTTGTTGGCCTCGTCCCAGAGCCTCCAGTACACCCAGATTCACACACAGCTGGAAGGAGTTACTGATCCCAGCGTGAGAACTACACTGACCTCCCACATGGAGTCCCTCACTGTGGTCTCTAACACCACAAGCCACACTTTGCCAAAGACCCCCTATCCTTCTGTTGCCCCCGTTGTAAAGTACAACAGTCCTGCAGTGTATACAAAGACCACCAAGATGCCTAGTCCAGTAACTTTTGCCAAGACCCCTAGTCTGGTACCTTTTGCCAAGACCCTTAGTCCCATGACTCTTGTCAAGACCCCTAGTCCTATAACTGTTGCCAAGACTCTTGGTCCAGTTATGGTTGCTAAGAGCCCCAGTCCTGTTCCGATTCCTAAAAGCCTCAGTCCTCTTCCAGTTGCCAAGAGCCCCCGTCCAGTTCTGGTTGCTAAGAGCCCCATTCCTGTTAGTGTTGCTAAGAGTCCCACTTCTAAAACGATCACCCTTCCTCAGTCAGCTTCCATTGATCCATTTTCCCCACTGAAGGAGAAGCATCCAGAAACACCTGCTGCTCAGCTAGCAGAGCCCCCTACTGCATGTCCTGACTTGGGGATAACATGGCCATGTCGGGAGCCCTTGCTGAAGGACACCCTTGACAGATTGCTGTCCTTCGACTTTTCCCTgccagagagagaagtggagcatGCCAAGGAGACTCATCAGGACAAAGAGGAGCTTTATGCCATGgcaggagacaaggaaaggactTGGGAGGACAAGGAAAGTATTAACCCAAGGCACAGCACGTCCCTGGACGGGCGCGAGAGGACAATGACCCCCCTTAACAAGGCCAGCTGGATGGACGACTGTTTGACCCCCTCGACGTGCCCAGGGACCCCCGAGACCACCCTGGACCTGCCCCTGAACCAGCCTTCGGCCGTGGAGAGGCTGTCCACCTCGGGCCAAGTACGATGCTCCCGTCCAACAGACCACCCACCCGCAACAACGCTCTCCCAAAATAAGCTGGCACGCGAGATTAAAGGCTCTAAGACACCGTATGGTTTATCTTTTATTAGGCCAAGTTTGAGGCCAAATCCCCACTTTGACACATTTCATCTTTCCCATGTATCCTGGCACTGGTGGTGTCACACACTGATAGGTGTAACGGAGCCAGTAACATACAGAGATGATAATGATCACTAATATATATGATGCCATTGGATTTTTATCTGATAATGGCTCATTCTAGCCTGGTGGAATCAGTCTGATCGCTAAATTCACCATCCTTTTTCACTTCACTTATATGTCTGGGATTTCTCATCTTCGAGTCTGTCTGTAATGGGGCATTATTCAAAACTAACTTGTCAGCGATTGGATCACCTTCAACCAATCAGAGGATGGCCTAATTCAAAGCAAAGTTTGACTGAATTGGTTTTTGTCCTAAACCCACCCACTGTTTCTGAGAGGATGCTGATTGGACCGTCAATTTTCTGGCTTATTCCAAATGCCCATCTTTTGGATTAAGCAGCGATCAGACTGTGTCCACTAGGCTCATTCAAGTTCAACTTAGCTCTGTTACAGTATGTCAGTTATTATCAAGTTGAAGTGATTGAGATGGGCTCTTATTTTGGGAGAGTGACTCACATGAACACAACATGAGGACACAAGGACTTGAATATATAGGGCATCTTGTCAAAGTTTTACTTGAGAAGTGATGCATGGAGTTTGTATTTTCTGCCTTGTGTAGAATGTTGGCTATTGTGAACTTCAcaaggatatacagtgccttcggaaagtattcaaaccccttgactttttccaaatgttgttatgttacagccttattctaaaattgattaaatWgttttttttctcatcaatctacacacaataccccataatgacaaagcacaaacaggtttttagaaattttagctaaTTTGTCATAtaaaagaaatatcacatttacataggtattgagatcctttactcagtactttgttgaagcacctttggcagcgattgcagcctcaagtcttcttgggtgtcgtacaagcttggcacacctgtatttggggagtttctcccattcttctctgcagatcctctaaaactctgtcaagttgcatggggagcgttgctgcacggctattttcagatctctccagagatgttcgatagggttcaagtccgggctctggctgggccactcaaggacgttcagagacttgtccctaagccattccttcgttctcttggctgtgtgctttgggtcattgtcctgttggaaggtgaatattcgccccattctgaggtcctgagggctctggggcaggttttcatcaaggatatctctgtactttgctctgttcatctttgcctcgatcctgactggtctcccagtccctgccgctgaaaaacatccccaYagcatgatgctgccaccaccatgcttcaccatagggatggtgccaggtttcctccagacaagaCGCttttcattcaggccaaagagttcaatcttggtttcatcagaccagagaatcgtatttctcatggtctgagagtctttaggtgccttttggcaaagatggttgtccttctggaaggttctcccatctctacagaggaactctggagctctgtcagagtgaccatcaggttcttggtcacctccctgaccaaggcccttctcccccaattgctcagtttggccaggNNNNNNNNNNNNNNNNNNNNNNNNNNNNNNNNNNNNNNNNNNNNNNNNNNNNNNNNNNNNNNNNNNNNNNNNNNNNNNNNNNNNNNNNNNNNNNNNNNNNNNNNNNNNNNNNNNNNNNNNNNNNNNNNNNNNNNNNNNNNNNNNNNNNNNNNNNNNNNNNNNNNNNNNNNNNNNNNNNNNNNNNNNNNNNNNNNNNNNNNNNNNNNNNNNNNNNNNNNNNNNNNNNNNNNNNNNNNNNNNNNNNNNNNNNNNNNNNNNNNNNNNNNNNNNNNNNNNNNNNNNNNNNNNNNNNNNNNNNNNNNNNNNNNNNNNNNNNNNNNNNNNNNNNNNNNNNNNNNNNNNNNNNNNNNNNNNNNNNNNNNNNNNNNNNNNNNNNNNNNNNNNNNNNNNNNNNNNNNNNNNNNNNNNNNNNNNNNNNNNNNNNNNNNNNNNNNNNNNNNNNNNNNNNNNNNNNNNNNNNNNNNNNNNNNNNNNNNNNNNNNNNNNNNNNNNNNNNNNNNNNNNNNNNNNNNNNNNNNNNNNNNNNNNNNNNNNNNNNNNNNNNNNNNNNNNNNNNNNNNNNNNNNNNNNNNNNNNNNNNNNNNNNNNNNNNNNNNNNNNNNNNNNNNNNNNNNNNNNNNNNNNNNNNNNNNNNNNNNNNNNNNNNNNNNNNNNNNNNNNNNNNNNNNNNNNNNNNNNNNNNNNNNNNNNNNNNNNNNNNNNNNNNNNNNNNNNNNNNNNNNNNNNNNNNNNNNNNNNNNNNNNNNNNNNNNNNNNNNNNNNNNNNNNNNNNNNNNNNNNNNNNNNNNNNNNNNNNNNNNNNNNNNNNNNNNNNNNNNNNNNNNNNNNNNNNNNNNNNNNNNNNNNNNNNNNNNNNNNNNNNNNNNNNNNNNNNNNNNNNNNNNNNNNNNNNNNNNNNNNNNNNNNNNNNNNNNNNNNNNNNNNNNNNNNNNNNNNNNNNNNNNNNNNNNNNNNNNNNNNNNNNNNNNNNNNNNNNNNNNNNNNNNNNNNNNNNNNNNNNNNNNNNNNNNNNNNNNNNNNNNNNNNNNNNNNNNNNNNNNNNNNNNNNNNNNNNNNNNNNNNNNNNNNNNNNNNNNNNNNNNNNNNNNNNNNNNNNNNNNNNNNNNNNNNNNNNNNNNNNNNNNNNNNNNNNNNNNNNNNNNNNNNNNNNNNNNNNNNNNNNNNNNNNNNNNNNNNNNNNNNNNNNNNNNNNNNNNNNNNNNNNNNNNNNNNNNNNNNNNNNNNNNNNNNNNNNNNNNNNNNNNNNNNNNNNNNNNNNNNNNNNNNNNNNNNNNNNNNNNNNNNNNNNNNNNNNNNNNNNNNNNNNNNNNNNNNNNNNNNNNNNNNNNNNNNNNNNNNNNNNNNNNNNNNNNNNNNNNNNNNNNNNNNNNNNNNNNNNNNNNNNNNNNNNNNNNNNNNNNNNNNNNNNNNNNNNNNNNNNNNNNNNNNNNNNNNNNNNNNNNNNNNNNNNNNNNNNNNNNNNNNNNNNNNNNNNNNNNNNNNNNNNNNNNNNNNNNNNNNNNNNNNNNNNNNNNNNNNNNNNNNNNNNNNNNNNNNNNNNNNNNNNNNNNNNNNNNNNNNNNNNNNNNNNNNNNNNNNNNNNNNNNNNNNNNNNNNNNNNNNNNNNNNNNNNNNNNNNNNNNNNNNNNNNNNNNNNNNNNNNNNNNNNNNNNNNNNNNNNNNNNNNNNNNNNNNNNNNNNNNNNNNNNNNNNNNNNNNNNNNNNNNNNNNNNNNNNNNNNNNNNNNNNNNNNNNNNNNNNNNNNNNNNNNNNNNNNNNNNNNNNNNNNNNNNNNNNNNNNNNNNNNNNNNNNNNNNNNNNNNNNNNNNNNNNNNNNNNNNNNNNNNNNNNNNNNNNNNNNNNNNNNNNNNNNNNNNNNNNNNNNNNNNNNNNNNNNNNNNNNNNNNNNNNNNNNNNNNNNNNNNNNNNNNNNNNNNNNNNNNNNNNNNNNNNNNNNNNNNNNNNNNNNNNNNNNNNNNNNNNNNNNNNNNNNNNNNNNNNNNNNNNNNNNNNNNNNNNNNNNNNNNNNNNNNNNNNNNNNNNNNNNNNNNNNNNNNNNNNNNNNNNNNNNNNNNNNNNNNNNNNNNNNNNNNNNNNNNNNNNNNNNNNNNNNNNNNNNNNNNNNNNNNNNNNNNNNNNNNNNNNNNNNNNNNNNNNNNNNNNNNNNNNNNNNNNNNNNNNNNNNNNNNNNNNNNNNNNNNNNNNNNNNNNNNNNNNNNNNNNNNNNNNNNNNNNNNNNNNNNNNNNNNNNNNNNNNNNNNNNNNNNNNNNNNNNNNNNNNNNNNNNNNNNNNNNNNNNNNNNNNNNNNNNNNNNNNNNNNNNNNNNNNNNNNNNNNNNNNNNNNNNNNNNNNNNNNNNNNNNNNNNNNNNNNNNNNNNNNNNNNNNNNNNNNNNNNNNNNNNNNNNNNNNNNNNNNNNNNNNNNNNNNNNNNNNNNNNNNNNNNNNNNNNNNNNNNNNNNNNNNNNNNNNNNNNNNNNNNNNNNNNNNNNNNNNNNNNNNNNNNNNNNNNNNNNNNNNNNNNNNNNNNNNNNNNNNNNNNNNNNNNNNNNNNNNNNNNNNNNNNNNNNNNNNNNNNNNNNNNNNNNNNNNNNNNNNNNNNNNNNNNNNNNNNNNNNNNNNNNNNNNNNNNNNNNNNNNNNNNNNNNNNNNNNNNNNNNNNNNNNNNNNNNNNNNNNNNNNNNNNNNNNNNNNNNNNNNNNNNNNNNNNNNNNNNNNNNNNNNNNNNNNNNNNNNNNNNNNNNNNNNNNNNNNNNNNNNNNNNNNNNNNNNNNNNNNNNNNNNNNNNNNNNNNNNNNNNNNNNNNNNNNNNNNNNNNNNNNNNNNNNNNNNNNNNNNNNNNNNNNNNNNNNNNNNNNNNNNNNNNNNNNNNNNNNNNNNNNNNNNNNNNNNNNNNNNNNNNNNNNNNNNNNNNNNNNNNNNNNNNNNNNNNNNNNNNNNNNNNNNNNNNNNNNNNNNNNNNNNNNNNNNNNNNNNNNNNNNNNNNNNNNNNNNNNNNNNNNNNNNNNNNNNNNNNNNNNNNNNNNNNNNNNNNNNNNNNNNNNNNNNNNNNNNNNNNNNNNNNNNNNNNNNNNNNNNNNNNNNNNNNNNNNNNNNNNNNNNNNNNNNNNNNNNNNNNNNNNNNNNNNNNNNNNNNNNNNNNNNNNNNNNNNNNNNNNNNNNNNNNNNNNNNtggatctgtttgggcggtatgcaaattggagtgggtctagggtttctgggataatggtgttgatgtgagccatgaccaacctttcaaagcacttcatggctacggacgtgagtgttacgggtctgtagtcatttaggcaggtttcctttgtgttcttgggcacagggactatggtggtctgcttgaaacatgttggtattacagactcaatcagggacatgttgaaaatgtcagtgaagacacctgccagttggtcagcacatgcccggagcacacgtcctggtaatccgtctggccccgcaccCTTGtatatgttgacctgtttaaaggtcttacgttggctacggagagcgtgatcacacagtcgtccggaacagctgatactctcatgcatgcctcagtgttgcttgcctcgaagcgagcatagaagtaatttagctcgtctggtaggctcgtatcactgggcagctcgcagctgtgcttccctttgtagtctgtaatagtttgcaagccctgccacataagacgagcatcggagccggtgtagtatgactcaatcttagccctgtattgacgctttgcctgtttgatggttcgttggaRGGCattgcaggatttcttgtaagatTCTGGgctagagtcccgcaccttgaaagMggcagctctaccctttagctcagtgcgaattttgcctataatccatggcttctggttggggtatgtacgtacagtcactgtggggacaacgtcctcgatgcacttattgataaagccagtgactgatgtgatgtacccctcaatgccatcggaagaatcccggaacacgTTCCAGTCTGTgacagcaaaacagtcctgtagtttagcatctgcttcatctgaccacttttttatagaccgagKcactggtgcttcctgctttaagttttgcttgtaagcaggaatcaggaggatagagttgtggtMGGATTTATTTGTGGAKtacaggtgatctagaatttttttccctctggttgcacatttaacatgttgatagaaatttggtagaactgatttaagtttccctgcattaaagtctccggccactaggagcgccgcctctgggtgagtggtttcctgtttgctttttTCCTTATACAgttgactgagtgcggtcttagtgccagcatctgtctgtgtttgtaaataaacagccacgaaaagtatagctgaaaactctctaggcaagtagtgtggcctgcaatttatcacaatatactctacttcaggcgagcaaaatctagagacttccttagatttcgtgcaccagctgttgtttacaaatatgcacagaccacccccccctcgtcttaccggagtgtgctgttctatcttgccggtgcagcgtatatcccgctagctgaatatccatgtcgtcattcagccacgattccgtgaaacataggatattccAGTTTTTtatatcccgttggtaggatattcgtgatcataCCTCRtctaatttattgtccaatgattgcacattggtgagtagtattgacggtaacggcagctttcccagtgccttctccgggtcctgaccaggcaaccagctctttgtcctctgtacgtacctgcgtcgcttcctcttgcaaataacggggatgtcggccctgtggggtgtttggagaatgtcttgtgcgtcgtcCTTGTTgtataaaaaatctttgtctaatctgaggtgagtgatcgctgtcctgatatccagaagctattttttgccgtaagatacggtggcagaaacatgtacaaaataagttacaaataacgcaaaaaaacccacataatagcacaattggttgggcgacCGTAAAACTGCAGCCATTTCTTCTGGCTGgtaacttatcctctacagcagaagtaattctgggtcttcctttcctgaagcagtcctcatgagggccagtttcatcatagtgcttgatggtttttgcgactgcacttgaagaaactttcaaagtattgacattttccggactgactgaccttcatgtcttaaactgatgatggactgtcatttctatttgcttatttgagctgttcttgccataatatggacttttaccaaatagggctatcttctgtataccacccctaccttgtcacaaaacaactgattggctcaaacgcattaagaaggaaggaaattccaccTATTAAcatttagcaaggcacacctgttaattgaaatgcattccaggtgactacctcatgaagctggttgagagaatgccaagagtgtgcaaagctgtcataaaggcaaagggtggctactttgaagaatctcaaatataaaatatatttttatttgttgtatcacttttttggttactacatgattccatatgtgttaatacatagttttgttgtcttcactattctacaatgtggaaaatagtaaaaataaaaatatccatCTCTacaccgttgaatgagtaggtgtgtccaaacttttgactggtgctgtatgtgcgtatgtacagtactagtcaaaagtttggacacacctacttattcaacgGTGTAGAGATGGATAGGAAAGAGAGGTAGGCAGATGCAGATGGGTGAAGGGACATACTGTAGGGTGAAATGTGCAGTCAAATGAATGGTGcatgtgttgctttttaaaggTTGGTTGTATATTGATTTTTAGCATGGATGTGGGGGTTCTTCACACAGGTAGATTGCTGTAGTGTTGCTGTGGTCTAGACTCTAATGTACATTCGGTCAGGCATTTCCTACCATTTACCTTATTGATCCCACAATACAACAATGTATTTACACTGTGATGCAATGAGTGTGGAATGTGAATGATTGTATATCCATCACTGTGATATATATAATGCCAATTTTCACACAGCTTTATTGAGGAAGTTGTCATGATTCATTTGCCATGGTGCATGTCTGCCGCTGTGGCAACTTCCCTTTTCTACCTCTCCTCAAACCAtttcccctttttttctccctgtCTTCTATTATTGTTTCTGTGCTGCCCA
Coding sequences within:
- the LOC111964606 gene encoding mucin-5AC isoform X1, producing the protein MDDLDALLADLESTTSHISKRPVFLPDETPYSFPTGGPASPPVPQPPSAEALNGTALDPLESTRSSTQSYSSSSPPLPQSEDDHVYSFPNKQKSAEAAMSSFLGSNLSELDRLLLELNAVQHNTPSFPTEEETAPPLPSSSTTHYVQENGVSGAGKVPPPTMEKPKRSVATRVIEDVRPSVESLLDELESSVPSPIPTPLVEFTEGEEETPSQLQARISASSATRELDELMASLSDFKVQSNSGSQLSVNMNTLLISQGSEPASLETKSPAAPASPVVVTRDPTGPGDLQLEPPSDTSHSCNPVPLELHIDEDACSGPPSSTPLSAASASSVLLASSQSLQYTQIHTQLEGVTDPSVRTTLTSHMESLTVVSNTTSHTLPKTPYPSVAPVVKYNSPAVYTKTTKMPSPVTFAKTPSLVPFAKTLSPMTLVKTPSPITVAKTLGPVMVAKSPSPVPIPKSLSPLPVAKSPRPVLVAKSPIPVSVAKSPTSKTITLPQSASIDPFSPLKEKHPETPAAQLAEPPTACPDLGITWPCREPLLKDTLDRLLSFDFSLPEREVEHAKETHQDKEELYAMAGDKERTWEDKESINPRHSTSLDGRERTMTPLNKASWMDDCLTPSTCPGTPETTLDLPLNQPSAVERLSTSGQVRCSRPTDHPPATTLSQNKLAREIKGSKTPYGLSFIRPSLRPNPHFDTFHLSHVSWHWWCHTLIGVTEPVTYRDDNDH
- the LOC111964606 gene encoding uncharacterized protein isoform X2 translates to MSSFLGSNLSELDRLLLELNAVQHNTPSFPTEEETAPPLPSSSTTHYVQENGVSGAGKVPPPTMEKPKRSVATRVIEDVRPSVESLLDELESSVPSPIPTPLVEFTEGEEETPSQLQARISASSATRELDELMASLSDFKVQSNSGSQLSVNMNTLLISQGSEPASLETKSPAAPASPVVVTRDPTGPGDLQLEPPSDTSHSCNPVPLELHIDEDACSGPPSSTPLSAASASSVLLASSQSLQYTQIHTQLEGVTDPSVRTTLTSHMESLTVVSNTTSHTLPKTPYPSVAPVVKYNSPAVYTKTTKMPSPVTFAKTPSLVPFAKTLSPMTLVKTPSPITVAKTLGPVMVAKSPSPVPIPKSLSPLPVAKSPRPVLVAKSPIPVSVAKSPTSKTITLPQSASIDPFSPLKEKHPETPAAQLAEPPTACPDLGITWPCREPLLKDTLDRLLSFDFSLPEREVEHAKETHQDKEELYAMAGDKERTWEDKESINPRHSTSLDGRERTMTPLNKASWMDDCLTPSTCPGTPETTLDLPLNQPSAVERLSTSGQVRCSRPTDHPPATTLSQNKLAREIKGSKTPYGLSFIRPSLRPNPHFDTFHLSHVSWHWWCHTLIGVTEPVTYRDDNDH